One stretch of Nicotiana tabacum cultivar K326 chromosome 18, ASM71507v2, whole genome shotgun sequence DNA includes these proteins:
- the LOC107819703 gene encoding uncharacterized protein LOC107819703, with translation MNCKSSSTKFASIIAFLLFTSLFQLLNANEVVKSSDDQLNVLQLPVSDQEAKPEALDGVFQVFITRYDREYSTRQKKFGGCIDPPLCVSDSECANSACGHRCVKNGWNYHVCGMW, from the exons ATGAATTGCAAGAGTTCTTCAACAAAGTTTGCTTCTATTATTGCTTTCTTACTTTTTACATCTT TGTTCCAGCTGCTTAATGCAAATGAGGTGGTGAAGTCAAGTGATGATCAGTTAAATGTTCTACAACTTCCAGTATCTGATCAAGAGGCTAAACCAGAAGCACTTGATGGAGTGTTTCAAGTTTTCATAACTCGATATG ATCGAGAATATTCGACTCGTCAAAAAAAATTTGGTGGTTGTATCGACCCACCTCTTTGTGTATCTGACAGCGAATGTGCGAACTCAGCCTGCGGTCACAGGTGTGTGAAGAATGGATGGAATTACCATGTCTGTGGCATGTGGTGA